Genomic window (Rhododendron vialii isolate Sample 1 chromosome 4a, ASM3025357v1):
CAATTTGCTTGGGCCTCTTCTGGCATCTATATGTAGTTGCACCCTACGTATATAGAAAATAGTAGAGGACCAGAGGCATAATTTATTTATCCTTTTTCAACCAATTGGCATGCGTAGGTAAGTACAAAGGAACATGTATCTTGCATTGGTGAATTGAGTTTGTTCTTGTGTGAAGAATGGGCACTCTCAGACGATAAGGTTGAACCATCTGCAGATTTTTGTCATGCTTGCTATGTTCTCTATCTTATCCTATATCCTTTCCAGGTAATGACTGGTGGGATCTTTGTGCTGGGCCCCATGTTGAGTCTACTGGAACAATTGACAGGAAAGCTGTTGAGCTTGAATCTGTTGCTGGTGCCTACTGGAGAGGAGACACAAATAAACCGATGCTCCAAAGGATTTATGGCACAGCATGGGAGAATGAAAAACAATTGGAAGCATACGTTCATTTTAAAGAGGAGGCTAAACGCCGGGATCACAGGCGCCTCGGACAAGATCTTGATCTTTTCTCCATACAGGTATATCACTTCGGAATGCAATGGAACTTAGTTGTGCTATTACTGAGTACCGACTATTAATAGCTTAACGTGGCTAGTCTGGAACGACTGATATATGTAGACTGGGGGTGAGTGTGATGAACTTTAGGGAATTGTCTTTAAAGCTGCTTAGAAGCTTATTCTGAGAAGtgtcatttttttgcttttagattcAGATTCTCAATATTAGCTTCTGTAAAATATAAGATACTGGCATACCCCTTGAAATTCAAGCTTCTATGAAAAAATTGCAGGATGAAGCTGGTGGGGGTTTGGTGTTCTGGCATCCAAAGGGGGCCATAGTGAGGCACATTATTGAAGATACCTGGAAAAAGATTCACATGGACCATGGATATGATCTATTGTACACTCCCCATGTGGCAAGGGCAGACCTTTGGAAGATCAGTGGTCATCTGGACTTCTACAAGGAGAACATGTATGATCAGATGAAGATTGAGGAAGAACTTTACCAGCTTCGACCAATGAATTGCCCTTACCATATTTTGGTTTACAAAAGGAAGCTTCACTCTTATAGGGATTTCCCAATCAGGGTTGCGGAGCTGGGAACAGTCTATAGATATGAATTATCTGGAAGCTTACATGGCCTTTTCCGTGTAAGAGGTTTCACACAGGTGCATTCTCCTCTCTCAAATTTATATCTGGGAATAATTAATTAACTACTTATTGGTATGTGATAATATACTATACATCTAGGTGCTCCGTCGGTTGGATTTTGAAGCGTGTGATATAAACTGCTGACTGTATCACTTAGCACATGCTTACTTAGGATTCCACCCATCTTTCATTAAATTTCTGGTAATAAGTTCTCCGTGACAATCTggcaaaaaaatagtttttattttcttgataaattCCCTCCTCCCCCTCCCGTGGCACCAACACTAGTTTGGAAATGTGAAGGGAATCCATATATATGTGAATCATATTGCTCATGAACCTGTGGCTTGGTGGCCTACAATCCTCAAGAAGCATTATGTGATCTATGGGACCAGGTGCTATGGCTTAATCATAATGTGATGTCAGTAGGACATTGTAGGTCATGGAATTTGCAATATTTAACTTCACATTTGACTGATTTCACAGGATGATGCACACATATTTTGTTTAGAGGATCAAATTAAGGATGAGATAAGGGGTGTCCTTGATCTCACAGAGAAAATATTGTTGCAATTTGGTTTTAGCAAGTATGAAGTGAACCTTTCGACGAGACCAGAGAAAGCTGTTGGAGGTGATGATATATGGGAGAAGGCAACATCTGCCCTTAAAGATGCGTTAGATGATAAAGGGTGGAACTACCAGGTTGATGATGGCGGTGGTGCCTTTTATGGTCCAAAGATTGATCTCAAGATTGAGGATGCTCTTGGAAGGAAGTGGCAATGTTCAACCATACAGGCAAGTTCTTAATTCACAATCGGCTTTTAAGTTGATCGACGAATGCGGATATCCACATCATAAATCCAGTAGAGCCACTTCGATTCTCTCACACTTCCTCTCTGATCTATACCGACGAGACTTGGACAAAATGCTTTCTTGATGAATTGTAGACTAGTCAATATGTTGCATGCTTGAATGGTTGCGTACGACAAGATTCGATTGTATCCTCTAATACATTTTTTCCCCCACCGTACAGGTTGATTTTAATTTACCGCAGCGGTTTGACATTACATATGTTGATTCGAACTCGGAGAAGCAGCGACCTATCATGATTCACAGAGCAGTTCTCGGATCCTTGGAGCGGTTCTTTGGAGTCCTCATAGAGCATTATGCTGGAGATTTTCCATTATGGCTTTGTCCAATCCAAGCTCGAGTTTTACCTGTCACAGACACACAGGTATCTCCAAATCCACCAGTTTGGTTTAATTGACGTTCCATATGATCGAGGTTCCTTTCGATGTGTAAGGAAACTTATTCTAGTAAACAATACCTCCGATCTCTCTTGTACT
Coding sequences:
- the LOC131322926 gene encoding threonine--tRNA ligase, chloroplastic/mitochondrial 2 isoform X2 — its product is MAILHRMALSSHYLFTSSLRLSPNPTPISHSSSLFLSPSKTPFSLSKTALEKEIRVFGFFKRSKNGFSTTSSAVATESTETASVAGDNAQEEVLVEKIVLPTNESSEKLLRIRHTCAHVMAMAVQKIFPDAKVTIGPWIENGFYYDFDMEPLTDKDLKRIKKEMDRIIGRNLPLIREEVSRDEAQKRIMAVNEPYKMEILESIKEDPITIYHIGNDWWDLCAGPHVESTGTIDRKAVELESVAGAYWRGDTNKPMLQRIYGTAWENEKQLEAYVHFKEEAKRRDHRRLGQDLDLFSIQDEAGGGLVFWHPKGAIVRHIIEDTWKKIHMDHGYDLLYTPHVARADLWKISGHLDFYKENMYDQMKIEEELYQLRPMNCPYHILVYKRKLHSYRDFPIRVAELGTVYRYELSGSLHGLFRVRGFTQDDAHIFCLEDQIKDEIRGVLDLTEKILLQFGFSKYEVNLSTRPEKAVGGDDIWEKATSALKDALDDKGWNYQVDDGGGAFYGPKIDLKIEDALGRKWQCSTIQVDFNLPQRFDITYVDSNSEKQRPIMIHRAVLGSLERFFGVLIEHYAGDFPLWLCPIQARVLPVTDTQLDYCKEVTSKLKASGIRVEVCSGERLPKLIRNAEKQKIPLMAVVGPKEVETQTVTVRSRFGGELGTITIDNFIGICKKAVENRTSV
- the LOC131322926 gene encoding threonine--tRNA ligase, chloroplastic/mitochondrial 2 isoform X1 — encoded protein: MAILHRMALSSHYLFTSSLRLSPNPTPISHSSSLFLSPSKTPFSLSKTALEKEIRVFGFFKRSKNGFSTTSSAVATESTETASVAGDNAQEEVLVEKIVLPTNESSEKLLRIRHTCAHVMAMAVQKIFPDAKVTIGPWIENGFYYDFDMEPLTDKDLKRIKKEMDRIIGRNLPLIREEVSRDEAQKRIMAVNEPYKMEILESIKEDPITIYHIGNDWWDLCAGPHVESTGTIDRKAVELESVAGAYWRGDTNKPMLQRIYGTAWENEKQLEAYVHFKEEAKRRDHRRLGQDLDLFSIQDEAGGGLVFWHPKGAIVRHIIEDTWKKIHMDHGYDLLYTPHVARADLWKISGHLDFYKENMYDQMKIEEELYQLRPMNCPYHILVYKRKLHSYRDFPIRVAELGTVYRYELSGSLHGLFRVRGFTQDDAHIFCLEDQIKDEIRGVLDLTEKILLQFGFSKYEVNLSTRPEKAVGGDDIWEKATSALKDALDDKGWNYQVDDGGGAFYGPKIDLKIEDALGRKWQCSTIQVDFNLPQRFDITYVDSNSEKQRPIMIHRAVLGSLERFFGVLIEHYAGDFPLWLCPIQARVLPVTDTQLDYCKEVTSKLKASGIRVEVCSGERLPKLIRIAEKQKIPLMAVVGPKEVETQTVTVRSRFGGELGTIAIDDFIGICKKAVENRTSV